The following proteins are encoded in a genomic region of Campylobacter showae CSUNSWCD:
- the nosZ gene encoding Sec-dependent nitrous-oxide reductase, with protein MNKLLSCGIVAAAGLAFSVSSACASDSDLQAIMKARGLTEKDVLAAAKTYQPSGKKDDYIVFSSGGQSGQVMVYGVPSMRIYKFIGVFTPEPWQGYGFDEESKAILKSGAIRGKELSWGDTHHPALTEKNGEYVGDYLFINDKANPRIAVINLHDFETTQIVVNPIMKSEHGGSFITPNSEYVIEAAQYAAPLDNGYHSMDEYEAVFRGAVTFWKFDYPKGKIDEKASFSLELPPYWQDLSDAGKGESFGWAFTNSINSEMYTGGIEKGLPPFEAGASRNDTDYLHVYNWQILEKLAQDKKNYMEINGHRVVTLDAAVKAGALFLIPEPKSPHGVDVTPDGRYIVIGGKLDTHATVYDFKKIKNLIDKKEFAGTDPYGIPVLDMAKSLQGQVELGLGPLHNSFDEKDGIIYTSLYVDSQIVKWDYKNLKVLDRINVHYNIGHLDTMEGKSSKPKGKYAIALDKLSIDRFNPVGPLHPQNHQLIDITGAKMELLYDMPIPLGEPHDVVSIAASKLKPATTYTMGTNSRTGKESPFVTLAGQERVERNGKNVTVYATMIRSHINPEHIEVNKGDNVTIHLTNLERAQDETHGFTVDLYNIHASLEPGKTATVNFVADEEGVFPYYCTEFCSALHLEMMGYLLVKDPNKKYESAKASKLKTLSPEALKAEYDKVIATNKATDEVIQSVVTYLKEKHYEKYPKVKELVTDALDQYGKIPEVKAKADEAYKKGDVNGAILWEYQVWQYMVKTADVGLRAKNNLAKEIATPMSPAASKGEEAYLKGGCNGCHVIGQVSSGPDLTGVLLRHENGEKWVFDFIKDPSKFYGDEYVKSMIDFFNLRMPNQHMSDQEIKDIIEYLKWIDENAGM; from the coding sequence ATGAACAAACTACTTAGTTGCGGTATCGTTGCGGCTGCGGGCCTCGCGTTTTCCGTTAGCAGTGCGTGTGCATCGGATAGCGACCTACAAGCTATCATGAAAGCGCGCGGACTAACGGAAAAAGACGTCCTAGCGGCTGCTAAAACATATCAGCCAAGCGGTAAAAAAGACGACTATATCGTCTTTTCCTCAGGAGGCCAAAGCGGACAGGTGATGGTTTACGGCGTACCTTCGATGAGGATTTACAAATTTATCGGCGTCTTTACGCCAGAGCCTTGGCAGGGATACGGCTTTGATGAGGAGTCTAAGGCTATCCTAAAAAGCGGCGCGATTAGAGGCAAGGAACTTTCGTGGGGCGACACTCACCATCCTGCATTAACCGAGAAAAACGGCGAATACGTCGGCGATTATCTTTTCATCAACGACAAGGCCAACCCTCGCATCGCGGTGATAAATTTACACGATTTCGAGACGACTCAGATCGTGGTTAACCCTATCATGAAAAGCGAACACGGCGGTAGCTTTATCACTCCAAACAGCGAATACGTCATCGAAGCAGCGCAATACGCGGCTCCGCTAGATAACGGCTACCACTCGATGGACGAGTACGAAGCGGTTTTCCGTGGCGCTGTAACGTTTTGGAAATTTGACTATCCAAAAGGCAAGATAGACGAGAAAGCTTCCTTCTCGCTCGAACTTCCTCCGTATTGGCAGGATCTAAGCGACGCCGGTAAGGGCGAGAGCTTCGGCTGGGCGTTTACAAACTCGATAAACTCCGAGATGTATACGGGCGGTATCGAAAAGGGCTTGCCTCCGTTTGAAGCGGGCGCGAGCAGAAACGACACGGACTATTTGCACGTTTATAACTGGCAAATTTTAGAAAAGCTAGCTCAGGATAAGAAAAACTACATGGAGATAAACGGCCATAGAGTAGTTACCTTAGACGCCGCGGTTAAAGCCGGCGCGCTATTTTTGATCCCTGAGCCAAAGAGCCCGCACGGCGTAGACGTCACTCCTGACGGCCGCTACATCGTTATCGGCGGTAAGCTAGATACTCACGCGACGGTTTATGATTTTAAAAAGATCAAAAATTTGATCGACAAAAAAGAGTTCGCCGGCACCGATCCGTACGGCATCCCGGTGCTTGATATGGCAAAGAGCTTGCAAGGACAAGTCGAACTTGGCCTTGGACCTCTGCACAACTCTTTTGACGAAAAAGACGGCATCATCTATACCTCTCTTTACGTCGATAGCCAGATCGTGAAATGGGACTATAAAAATCTAAAAGTCCTAGATAGAATCAACGTCCACTACAACATCGGTCACCTGGATACTATGGAGGGAAAATCGTCAAAACCTAAGGGCAAATACGCTATCGCTCTTGATAAACTTTCGATCGATCGCTTTAACCCGGTAGGTCCTCTTCACCCGCAAAACCACCAGCTTATCGACATCACGGGTGCAAAGATGGAGCTTTTATACGATATGCCGATACCTCTTGGCGAGCCTCACGACGTAGTTTCTATCGCAGCTAGCAAGCTAAAACCGGCTACTACCTACACGATGGGAACAAACTCTCGCACGGGTAAAGAAAGTCCGTTCGTAACTCTTGCAGGACAAGAGAGAGTCGAGCGCAACGGCAAAAACGTAACCGTCTACGCTACGATGATCAGAAGCCACATCAACCCTGAACACATCGAGGTAAATAAAGGCGACAACGTAACTATCCACCTAACAAACCTAGAGCGCGCCCAGGACGAGACGCACGGCTTTACAGTGGATCTTTACAACATCCACGCCTCTTTAGAGCCGGGTAAAACAGCGACCGTAAATTTCGTAGCGGATGAAGAGGGCGTATTCCCTTACTACTGCACCGAATTTTGCTCTGCATTGCACCTTGAGATGATGGGTTACTTGCTAGTTAAAGATCCGAACAAAAAATACGAATCCGCCAAAGCAAGCAAGCTAAAAACCCTAAGCCCGGAAGCTCTAAAAGCCGAATACGATAAAGTAATCGCTACAAACAAAGCTACCGACGAAGTTATTCAAAGCGTCGTTACTTATTTGAAAGAAAAGCATTATGAAAAATATCCTAAGGTAAAAGAGCTAGTTACCGACGCGCTGGATCAATACGGCAAAATCCCTGAAGTAAAAGCAAAAGCTGACGAAGCCTACAAAAAAGGCGACGTAAACGGCGCGATATTATGGGAGTACCAAGTATGGCAGTATATGGTTAAAACCGCGGACGTCGGCCTAAGAGCCAAAAACAATCTCGCTAAAGAGATCGCCACGCCTATGAGCCCGGCTGCCTCCAAAGGTGAGGAAGCCTATCTAAAAGGCGGTTGTAACGGCTGCCACGTCATCGGTCAGGTTAGCTCGGGTCCAGATCTAACCGGCGTTCTTTTACGCCATGAAAACGGCGAGAAATGGGTGTTTGACTTTATCAAAGATCCGTCTAAATTTTACGGCGACGAGTACGTCAAATCTATGATAGATTTCTTTAACCTCAGGATGCCTAATCAGCACATGAGCGATCAAGAGATCAAAGATATCATCGAATATCTAAAATGGATCGACGAAAACGCGGGAATGTAA